The Paenibacillus sp. G2S3 region CTTATTGAAAAAAAGACGAATGAGGCTGCTCTGCAAGCTGGAGCAACAGGTGCAGATAAGCTACTCATTCATGAGCAGATGAAGCAGCGCTATGAGCATTTTGAAGGCAACGCTCATAATTATCGGCTGATTATGTTTCTGGAGAAGCGTGAGAATATTGATGGACTAAATCTTTCAGATGCAGTGCTACTCGGAATTAATAAATATCCGTTTCCCGGCACCTCGCTGAAAAAGGGAATGTACCTTCACGAATGGGCATATATTTCGGAGATTCGCAAAGAGTGGGGAATACCAGCAGGTAAGAAAACGTTGGAAGCTCAGCTGATGGACCTTTGCGACGATATCGCCTATTCTGCACATGATCTGGAGGACGGGATTAAGGCTGGAAAGATTGAAGTGCATGAACACTTTATGCATGATTCCTATATTCAGCGGCTAATCGTAGAGAAAATCACAACGTTAGAGGATTTTTTCTGGAAGGGTTGGGAAGAAGAAGGCATTCGCGCTAAGGTCGAAGAGGTGCTTAGTTCATTTCTTAGAGTATGGATGGAGAAGATGCCAACCTGCGAGAACGACTATTCCAGAACTCGGCGTGAAGTTAAGGCTTACTGGGTCAGCACCTTCGTTGCTAGCCTGGGTGTGATCCCTGATGGAGACTGGAAGAAGGTCACCTTTATAAAGGAAGGAAAAGAAGATGAGGATATGCTACGGACCGTAAGTGTGCTGAAAAGCTTCGCTTGGGTCACGATGATTCGTGATCTACGTGTGCAGCGGCTTCAGAAGCGTAGTGAATGGATTTTGCGCCGTTTATGGGGAGCTTTTCTTGATCCGCAAACGTCCAAAGCCATTATTCCATCGGACTGGCTGCAACGCTTCGAGAAGGATCAGAAACAAGCCAATCCCATCTGGACGTGGGAGCATATGGTGATTGATTATATCGCAGGGATGACGGATGCCTTTGCTGAGAAAATATACAATGAGCTATATGGATTGAAAGTCGGGTCGATCTATGACTTGGATTAGATAAACGAGAAGATTAAAGCCAGTCTCCAATATTGGAGATTGGTTTTTTTGTGTTTTATTGAAAAATAAATATTTTGTTAGTGTTTTGTTATCGTATATTTGATTGTATTGATGTGTATTTACGGTGTTATCCAGTATTTTTTATAACAAAAAAACTGATTTTAGAAATAAGTTATTGTTTGTGTGCTTATATAATGCTAATATAATAACTAAATTATTATTGGTAATAAATGGGGAGGTGATAAAGAAGTTGAGTCTTCTACTTGAGTAATAATGAAAACCTTTACAAAACGGGAGGGTAAAACGAATGAAGAGGTTCAAAAAAAGCTTTGCTTTATTTCTTACAGCAGTAATGCTCGTTACAATGGCTGTGCCTGCGCTAGCTAACGGAAAAACAAATGATAACCTCAAGACGCACTGGGCTGGAGAAAGTATAGAGAAGTGGCAAGGTAATGGTGTTGTTCAAGGTTATCCGGACGGCTCTTTTAAGCCGGATCATAAAGTAACGCGTGCTGAGCTTGTAAGTATCATTAATAAGCTATTTGGATTTAGCACTCTTTCGGAAATGTCATTCTCGGACGTGCCTGCTAAAGCTTGGTATGCAAGCGCTTTATCTATAGCGAAGCAAGCTGGCTATTACAAAGGTTTTCCTGATAATAAAGCGAAAGCGGATACTGAGGTAACTCGTCAAGATGCTGCAGCATTGCTCGCTTCTGTTTTTTCACTGGAGCCAAATACTAAAGCGAGTGACTTTACAGATCAAGCATCCATCAGCGCTTATGCTAAAGAGGCTATCGGGGCATTGAGTGGAGTTCTATCCGGTTATCCAGATGGTACATTTCGTCCGAGCGACCCAATTACAAGGGCAGAGGTAGTCACTATCGTTGACAAATTGGTTGGCGGCTACTACAACACAGCCGGTACATTCACTGGGGGAGATATCCAAGGGAATGTTGTCATTAATCGTAGTGGGGTTGAACTGAAGAATATAGCTGCATCAGGGAACCTTTATCTTACCTCCGGTATTGGTAATGGTGAGGGTATCTTGGAGGATGTAGCTGTACAAGGGAATGTATTTATATCTGGTGGTGGCGAGCATTCGATTCATTTAAAAAATTCTAAATTCGCTGCTGTAAAAGTGAATCGTCCTGAAGGGAAAGTTCGGGTCGTTATAGAGGGCCGTACGGCCATCACTCAGCTGATTATTGATAGCGCTTCTATAATAGAAGTAGGCTCAGACTCTACAATCGATCAGCTTGTGGTTGGTAGTGGTGCAACGGGAACATTGATTACAACTAAAGGTACCATTAGCAAGCTTGTAGTAAGTGCTTCCTCTGTAGTCTTAAATGGAGTGACTCTAGTAGCAGGAACATACACTGTGAAGGATGGAGTTCTTGTAGGCCAAGGAACAAGCACACCGGCTCCTGGTGGCTCAGGGGGAACTAGTGTAGAGCCTACAGCAACGCCAGTACCAACGGCTACTCCAGAACCTACCGCAACAGTTGCTCCAACGGCAACGCCGGAAGCTGGGGTTCATATCGTTGACGAAGATGCATCGGCTGCTACCAAATCGTTGTTTGCTTATCTGGACAGCAAGAGCGGCAAACAAGTCATGTTCGGTCATCAGCATGATACTACCGTCTCTTTTGCCGGAAAGGATAAGAACGGAAATGTTATTTCTGATGTATACAGCTCCACGGGTGATTATCCTGCGGTTTTTGGTTGGGATACCCTTAGTTTAGATGGATATGAGAATCCTCCTGGAGTTAGCGGAGATTATGAAGCGAGTAGATTAGGACTATCTGCTGCCATGAAGCAGGCCCATGATTTGGGTGGTATTGTTACGCTGAGTACACATCCGTACAATTTTGTAACGGGTGGAAGCTTTAACGATACAGGGAATTCCAAAGGAGCAACCCGCTCGGTAGTAGCACGTATTTTGCCGGGTGGAGATAAGAATGGAGAGTTTAATAAATATCTGGATCGCATCTCTGATTTTGCGAACAATCTTAAGGACGACGATGGCAACCTAATTCCAGTTCTGTTCCGTCCTTTCCACGAACAAAATGGAGGTTGGTTCTGGTGGGGTGCGGCTACAACGACAAAGAGTGAATACGCGGAACTTTACAGATATACAGTCGAATACCTGCGTGATGTTAAAGGCGTTCATAACTTCCTTTATGTATTCTCACCAAACGGATCTTTTAATGGAAATGAAAGTGAATATTTAACAACTTATCCAGGTGATCAATTTGTTGATATTCTTGGAATGGATCAGTATGACAACAAGGAGAATGCCGGTTCGGAAGCTTTCCTCAATGGTCTTGTTAAAGACCTTAAGATGATTTCTCAGCTTGCTCAAGACAAAGGTAAAATTGTTACCCTATCTGAGTATGGTTATAGTGCTGCTGGTATGAAAACAACAGGCAATAATGAGCTGGAATGGTTCACTAAAGTATTGAATGCGATCAAGGCTGATCCTGATGCAGCAAAAATATCGTATATGCTGACTTGGGCGAACTTCGGTGAAGGTAATAATCTGTATGTTCCTTATAAGAATGTTCCTAATAAAGCAGATCATGAGTTGCTTCCTGATTTTGTGAATTTCTATAAAGATGATTTCACGGCTTTTGCGAGTGATGTGAAAGGAGATAATAAGTACAATCTCGAAGTTGAAGTTGCAGCAAAGAGACCTTTCCTGCACATCGTAACTCCGAATAATATCAGTACAGTAACAGATGCCGTGACCGTCATTCGGGCCAAGGTGCTGAATACAGTGCCTAGCAAAGTGACCTATACTGTGGGTGATTCTGGAGTAGAAGTGGAAATGACGCTCGGTACGGACGGCTACTATAGCGCTTCTTGGCAGCCAGATGCTAGTCTGAATGGCAGTTCAACTGAGATTACAGTGAGAGCATACGGTACAGGAGATACTACACTTACGCAAACTAACTCCGTATTCTTGAAAATCAATGAAGCGCCAATAAAGGTAATTACTTTTGATACAGAGAAGGATTTGGAGCAAATCCAAAACAATGGTACTTGGTCGGGGCTCGCCAATAACGCAGAGACGATCAAGACTGTCTTGCAACATACATCACTTGAAGCTGACGGTAAGCTTGTTATTAACATTACTGAAGGGCTGACCGCTGAGGATACTTGGCAGGAATTGAAGCTGCAATTGAATGATCTGGCACTGGGTGGAGTGGATCTTTCCCAAGTTACACGTGTGAAGTTCTCGGTGTTAATTCCAGAGTCTGCACAGAATGAGGCTAACAATGCTGCGGTACGCAGTGTGATTCAGTTGCCACCAGATTGGGATACGAAGTATGGCATGGATTCATCCTATAAATCTTTGTCCGATCTAGAGACAGTTAACATAGGTGGATTACAATATTATAAATTCGATGTTTCGATTGATCTGGATAATGCCGCTAAATCAGCAGAAGCGACTGGATTAGCGATATCTATTGTTGGCAGTGGTTTGGAAGTTGAAGGTGAATTGCCAATCTACGTAGATAATATCGGGCTTTATAATACGTATACTGCACCTGTTGCTGATAAGGCGCTGGTGGATAATTTTGAAGCATATGGCTCCAGTAATGAAGCCTTGGCAGCTAAATATCCTAAGGCTGGCGGAGATGATGTGAGCGTATCTTTAAGCTCCGAGCATAAGGCATCCGGGGATTACGGGATGAAACTGCACTATACGATTAATAATGCAGGTTATACCGGAGTAGGTAAAAGTCTGGGTTCGCTGGACTGGTCCGACTATAATGCACTCAGTATGTGGGTAGCTTCTGATGGAGACAACGCTTATGCAGAGAAAGGTGAACCGCTTAAGCTAGTGGTGCAGCTTGTCATTGATGGAGGATATTTCGAAGCTTATCCGGTCATTAATCCAGACAAGAACGGTAAAATAGTATTAAGTTTGAAGAATTTGACGGAGATGAGCTGGGGGAAAGCCGGAGAGCTTACACAGGAAAGATTGAAGCAAGTTCAGAGCTTCAACTTGTATGTGAATGCTATGGATGGACAGAGCCATGAAGGTTCGCTCTACTTTGATGATATTCAAGCGGTCTATGACCGGACACTTCCGGATATGTCGGAAGAAGGAAATGGAGGTTCCCAGGGACATGAGCCTGGCGTGTTGTACGCCTTCACTACAGAAGCTGATATTGCAGGATGGGCTACAACAAACGGTTCGTCTGCCAACGCTCAACCTCCAACATTTGATGGCAATGAAGAAGCGGCAAGTGTACAATTTGATTTGATTAATACTGGCAATGATGCAAATGGCAGCTCCAAAGAATCCTTTGAACTTGCTATTAATCCTGAGAAGCTGAATATTACAGGGCTGGAAACGATCAGCGCTAAGGTTAAGCTCTCGAGTGGTGCAGCTAAAGCGCGTCTATTCATCAAGACAGGTGCGGACTGGAAATGGAGCGACAGCGGCGATTCTGTACCTGTAGATTCTAAGGGTTATACGACCTTATCTATTTCACTGCCGACTGCAGCAGCAGGGGTGGGCGTAGATTTGGCTGCTGTAAAGACGATTGGGATTAAAATTGAGGATATTTCCAATGATGGAGGAACTGCGAAGCTTTATTTGAAGGAAGTGTCTCTGGAGAAAGCTGTCCCGGATGTGCACTATGGCTTCGAGACGGGAAATGACGGGTGGTCCTTCAATTGGGGTACAGCCACAGTATCAACTGATGTATATGCTGAAGGCAAGCAATCTTTGAAGCTTGATTTCGCATGGAATGGAGAGGATAAGGATCCTTTTATAGCAGCATCAAAAGTAGCTGCCCTTGATCTGAGCTCATTCTCCAAGCTTACTGCTAAAGTTAGAATCGTCTCTGACCATCCAGACGTACAAGCAAAGCTGTTTCTTCAATTAGGTGGCTATGCAGTGTGGGTAGATTCGGGTGCGAAGATAGCTGCTCAAGATGGATTCAAAGAGTTCATGATTGATCTCAGCAACAATTCCAATCTATCGCCTGAGAATTTGAAAAAAGTGGACGCCATTGGCATTCAGTTTGTTACGCCTTCTACAGCTGGAACGGCTACAGCTTATATTGACGAGATCATAGCTTCTAAATAAGAGCGCTGCAATCTAAGTGTGAAATAAGAGTCCCTGCATGTCCATTAGGATTGTCTAATGGGTAGCAGGGACTATTTTGTATGATTAGTTTATAGTTGATGATTTGAATACCATTCAAGCGCTGTTCTTTCTAGTTCGGTGACAAATGCTTCTTTCCCATCCATATAAGCCTCAATGTCCTTCGGGAATTGATTCGCAAGATCCTCTTTTAAATTACCGTATTGTTCTGCTGCCTCTGGATAACCTCCATTTTGCTAACCTCTCTTTATGTGTGACTCATGGATTTTTTTATTATAGAACAAGTGTTCCTAATAATCAAATCCTAAATTTAATATTGGCGAGCATAATCAACGAGATTTAGGGATGGAGTGCCAGTAGATAAATAGGAATTCATATTTTCGGTAAAAATATTTACGATTCGATTAGCGTATTGATCCGTTACACCAGCAGAATGAGGAGTGATGACTACCTGCTCCATAGTCCAAAGCGGATGATCCTGCGGTAGGGGTTCGGTTTCGAATACATCTAATCCGGCACCGCGAAGCTGTCCACGATTCAGTGCATGGATTAGAGCTTCAGTATCGGTAGTCGCTCCACGTCCAACGTTAATGTAATAGGAGCCTTGTTTAAAGGCAGAGAAGATTGCAGTATTAAATAAATGCTTAGTTTCATTGGTGATAGGGAGTATATTGATGATGAAGTCGCCTTGGCTAACAGCTTCTGGCAGGTGGTCAGTGGTATACACTTGATCAAAATCAGCGAGAGGCTTACCTGAGCGACTTACTCCGATCGTCTTCATCCGGAAGGCTTTAGCGATTCTAGCTGTTTCGCTGCCGATGGCTCCGGTTCCAACAATAACGGCTGTCTTTCCGAACAATTCACTTTCACTGCCGTCAGAATTCCAGTAGCGGTTCATCTGATTACGAACGGCTGTATGCAAATTACGCGTGAAGAGAAGCATGAAGCCGAAGATTACCGCAGAAATAGGCTCGGCGTGCACTCCGCTCCCACTAGTCAACAGGATTCCACGCTCCTTTAAACGCTCAAGTGGAAGCTTCTCAATTCCAGCAGACCAGGATTGGACCCAGCGAAGGGGTGTATCTGGACGAAGAAGCGTATCGCCGATGCCTTTGGCCCAGCCGATTACGATTTCAGCATCAGCAAGTAGCTGTAAATCCGGATTTTTGCCGTCTCCTTGTGTGAATGTATACCCGGGGGCTGCTGCTTTGACCCTTTCTTGTTGCTCGGCTGTAAGTGGTTGTAAACATACAATGGACTTAGTCATGATGTATTCCTCCTGCTCTATGGTTTGATGAAAGTGGATAATGTTATAGGATAAGGATACCAAATCTATAGGAGAAGGTGAAATTGATATGGATGCTAACGTGTCGGATAGAGATTCAGAACGATTGTTTATTGCTGTGAAATTACCCTCAGAACTTCAACAAGTTGTGGCGGATGAGTGCTCTAGACTATCTCAAGAGTATCATTTCGCAAAATGGACTCATCCAGAGGATTATCATATTACCCTGCAATTTTTGGGAGACACCCCGAAGACGGAAATCCCGGATTTAATCTTGGCGTTGAAGCAAATG contains the following coding sequences:
- a CDS encoding D-2-hydroxyacid dehydrogenase — protein: MTKSIVCLQPLTAEQQERVKAAAPGYTFTQGDGKNPDLQLLADAEIVIGWAKGIGDTLLRPDTPLRWVQSWSAGIEKLPLERLKERGILLTSGSGVHAEPISAVIFGFMLLFTRNLHTAVRNQMNRYWNSDGSESELFGKTAVIVGTGAIGSETARIAKAFRMKTIGVSRSGKPLADFDQVYTTDHLPEAVSQGDFIINILPITNETKHLFNTAIFSAFKQGSYYINVGRGATTDTEALIHALNRGQLRGAGLDVFETEPLPQDHPLWTMEQVVITPHSAGVTDQYANRIVNIFTENMNSYLSTGTPSLNLVDYARQY
- a CDS encoding glycosyl hydrolase, producing the protein MKRFKKSFALFLTAVMLVTMAVPALANGKTNDNLKTHWAGESIEKWQGNGVVQGYPDGSFKPDHKVTRAELVSIINKLFGFSTLSEMSFSDVPAKAWYASALSIAKQAGYYKGFPDNKAKADTEVTRQDAAALLASVFSLEPNTKASDFTDQASISAYAKEAIGALSGVLSGYPDGTFRPSDPITRAEVVTIVDKLVGGYYNTAGTFTGGDIQGNVVINRSGVELKNIAASGNLYLTSGIGNGEGILEDVAVQGNVFISGGGEHSIHLKNSKFAAVKVNRPEGKVRVVIEGRTAITQLIIDSASIIEVGSDSTIDQLVVGSGATGTLITTKGTISKLVVSASSVVLNGVTLVAGTYTVKDGVLVGQGTSTPAPGGSGGTSVEPTATPVPTATPEPTATVAPTATPEAGVHIVDEDASAATKSLFAYLDSKSGKQVMFGHQHDTTVSFAGKDKNGNVISDVYSSTGDYPAVFGWDTLSLDGYENPPGVSGDYEASRLGLSAAMKQAHDLGGIVTLSTHPYNFVTGGSFNDTGNSKGATRSVVARILPGGDKNGEFNKYLDRISDFANNLKDDDGNLIPVLFRPFHEQNGGWFWWGAATTTKSEYAELYRYTVEYLRDVKGVHNFLYVFSPNGSFNGNESEYLTTYPGDQFVDILGMDQYDNKENAGSEAFLNGLVKDLKMISQLAQDKGKIVTLSEYGYSAAGMKTTGNNELEWFTKVLNAIKADPDAAKISYMLTWANFGEGNNLYVPYKNVPNKADHELLPDFVNFYKDDFTAFASDVKGDNKYNLEVEVAAKRPFLHIVTPNNISTVTDAVTVIRAKVLNTVPSKVTYTVGDSGVEVEMTLGTDGYYSASWQPDASLNGSSTEITVRAYGTGDTTLTQTNSVFLKINEAPIKVITFDTEKDLEQIQNNGTWSGLANNAETIKTVLQHTSLEADGKLVINITEGLTAEDTWQELKLQLNDLALGGVDLSQVTRVKFSVLIPESAQNEANNAAVRSVIQLPPDWDTKYGMDSSYKSLSDLETVNIGGLQYYKFDVSIDLDNAAKSAEATGLAISIVGSGLEVEGELPIYVDNIGLYNTYTAPVADKALVDNFEAYGSSNEALAAKYPKAGGDDVSVSLSSEHKASGDYGMKLHYTINNAGYTGVGKSLGSLDWSDYNALSMWVASDGDNAYAEKGEPLKLVVQLVIDGGYFEAYPVINPDKNGKIVLSLKNLTEMSWGKAGELTQERLKQVQSFNLYVNAMDGQSHEGSLYFDDIQAVYDRTLPDMSEEGNGGSQGHEPGVLYAFTTEADIAGWATTNGSSANAQPPTFDGNEEAASVQFDLINTGNDANGSSKESFELAINPEKLNITGLETISAKVKLSSGAAKARLFIKTGADWKWSDSGDSVPVDSKGYTTLSISLPTAAAGVGVDLAAVKTIGIKIEDISNDGGTAKLYLKEVSLEKAVPDVHYGFETGNDGWSFNWGTATVSTDVYAEGKQSLKLDFAWNGEDKDPFIAASKVAALDLSSFSKLTAKVRIVSDHPDVQAKLFLQLGGYAVWVDSGAKIAAQDGFKEFMIDLSNNSNLSPENLKKVDAIGIQFVTPSTAGTATAYIDEIIASK
- the dgt gene encoding dGTP triphosphohydrolase, encoding MTLIEKREHRQYPEITRLETSRAAYERDYSRLIHSPTFRRLQGKSQVFGAGTGDYYRTRLTHSLEVAQIAREAAKSLLRSYPEVETSKADNPGLVIDPEVVECAAIAHDFGHPPFGHKGEEVLDTILDQLIEKKTNEAALQAGATGADKLLIHEQMKQRYEHFEGNAHNYRLIMFLEKRENIDGLNLSDAVLLGINKYPFPGTSLKKGMYLHEWAYISEIRKEWGIPAGKKTLEAQLMDLCDDIAYSAHDLEDGIKAGKIEVHEHFMHDSYIQRLIVEKITTLEDFFWKGWEEEGIRAKVEEVLSSFLRVWMEKMPTCENDYSRTRREVKAYWVSTFVASLGVIPDGDWKKVTFIKEGKEDEDMLRTVSVLKSFAWVTMIRDLRVQRLQKRSEWILRRLWGAFLDPQTSKAIIPSDWLQRFEKDQKQANPIWTWEHMVIDYIAGMTDAFAEKIYNELYGLKVGSIYDLD